From Cyanobium sp. Tous-M-B4, the proteins below share one genomic window:
- a CDS encoding tetratricopeptide repeat protein has protein sequence MAPRWSRPDFRTALLPAALGLLLTSGLPARALVPYVYVPQRQELEAAGLGIAQAAARLLRLGQARDAARLAALTVQLLPEDPRGWVLLAEAQLRSNQLEQAGISLAKAKQLDPRNPGIWFAEGSLALRASKPNEAIGLLEQGLKLDKRNAGAYFDLGNARILLGQSGQALAAFERASSLRKGFWEALNNQGLVLFEQGNTKAAISRWREVLKIKPDAAEPTLALAASLFANGPENRSEAVELVGKALDTEPNYVLDSHQKEQLWGPKLRSTTAELFKLAELKPVVDRALANASPEGESSDEE, from the coding sequence ATGGCTCCGCGCTGGTCGCGCCCTGATTTCAGAACTGCCCTGCTGCCCGCTGCCCTCGGGCTACTGCTGACATCGGGGCTGCCCGCCCGGGCGTTGGTGCCCTACGTGTACGTGCCCCAACGGCAAGAACTCGAAGCTGCAGGTCTGGGCATCGCCCAGGCGGCGGCCCGGCTGCTGCGACTTGGTCAAGCCAGGGACGCCGCCAGGCTGGCTGCCCTGACGGTGCAGCTGCTACCAGAAGATCCTCGCGGTTGGGTCTTGCTGGCCGAGGCCCAGCTGCGCAGCAACCAGCTTGAACAGGCAGGCATATCGTTGGCCAAGGCCAAGCAACTCGATCCACGCAACCCTGGAATCTGGTTTGCCGAGGGTTCCCTAGCCCTGCGGGCCAGCAAACCCAATGAGGCCATCGGCCTTTTGGAGCAGGGCCTGAAACTGGATAAGCGCAACGCCGGCGCCTATTTCGACCTGGGCAACGCCCGCATCCTGCTAGGCCAGAGCGGCCAAGCCTTGGCTGCCTTTGAGCGGGCCTCTTCCCTGCGCAAAGGCTTCTGGGAAGCCCTCAACAACCAGGGGCTGGTGTTGTTCGAGCAGGGCAATACAAAGGCGGCCATCAGCCGCTGGCGCGAGGTGTTGAAGATCAAGCCAGATGCGGCTGAACCAACCCTGGCCCTGGCAGCCAGTCTGTTTGCCAACGGTCCGGAAAATCGCAGCGAAGCTGTCGAATTGGTTGGCAAGGCCCTCGACACCGAACCCAACTACGTGCTCGACAGCCACCAGAAGGAGCAGCTCTGGGGTCCGAAGCTGCGCAGCACCACCGCCGAACTCTTCAAGCTGGCCGAACTCAAACCGGTGGTGGATCGGGCCCTTGCCAATGCCAGCCCGGAGGGCGAAAGCAGCGACGAGGAGTAA
- the queG gene encoding tRNA epoxyqueuosine(34) reductase QueG: protein MTLNAHHDLALRLKQQAQQLGFDPVGLAAVPAGERLGLRTAALERWLAAGYQADMAWMADPRRRAVEQLLPGVRSLLAVGLNYYVEADRAPGALKVARYGWGRDYHRVIDGRLRQLGRWLEQQVPGVGWRACVDSAPLMDKAWAEQAGLGWIGKNGNLINRERGSWLLLGHLLTTLELPADAAATPLCGSCSRCLPACPTGAITEPFVVDSRRCLAFHTIENRDPELPQAITSKLAGWVAGCDICQDVCPWNQQPLRSSEDTDLQPRPWLLNLQAEEALGWSDSDWDTKLRASALRRLKPWMWRRNLRASRSGTA, encoded by the coding sequence ATGACGCTGAACGCCCATCACGACCTTGCACTCCGTTTAAAACAGCAAGCCCAGCAGCTTGGCTTTGACCCTGTGGGCCTCGCCGCCGTGCCTGCCGGAGAGCGCCTAGGCCTGCGAACGGCGGCCCTGGAGCGCTGGCTGGCAGCGGGCTATCAAGCCGACATGGCCTGGATGGCCGACCCGCGCCGGCGCGCGGTGGAGCAACTGCTGCCCGGGGTGCGCAGCCTGCTGGCGGTTGGCCTCAACTACTACGTGGAGGCCGATCGGGCACCGGGGGCGCTCAAGGTGGCCCGCTACGGCTGGGGGCGGGACTACCACCGGGTGATCGATGGCCGCCTGCGCCAGCTGGGTCGCTGGCTGGAGCAGCAGGTGCCTGGGGTGGGTTGGCGGGCCTGCGTCGACAGTGCACCGCTGATGGATAAGGCCTGGGCCGAGCAGGCCGGGCTGGGCTGGATTGGCAAAAACGGCAACCTGATCAATCGCGAGCGGGGCTCCTGGCTACTGCTGGGCCACCTGCTCACCACCTTGGAGCTGCCTGCCGATGCTGCCGCCACACCCCTTTGCGGCAGCTGCAGCCGCTGCCTGCCTGCCTGTCCCACCGGCGCCATCACCGAGCCCTTCGTGGTGGACAGCCGCCGCTGCCTGGCCTTTCACACCATCGAAAACCGCGATCCCGAACTGCCGCAAGCGATCACCAGCAAATTGGCGGGCTGGGTCGCCGGCTGCGACATCTGCCAGGACGTGTGTCCCTGGAATCAACAGCCGCTGCGAAGCAGTGAAGATACGGATTTGCAGCCCCGGCCCTGGCTGCTGAACCTGCAGGCCGAGGAAGCCCTGGGATGGAGCGACTCCGACTGGGATACCAAGCTGCGAGCCTCGGCCCTGCGCCGACTCAAACCCTGGATGTGGCGGCGCAACCTGCGGGCCAGCCGGAGCGGCACTGCCTAG
- a CDS encoding HpsJ family protein, producing MSTASFGRLGHLLRWLGLTLVVLLALQLLVLLGSWNWAEEGYRQLLMDRLVNQSPMALVGLLLMLFGSRIDHPAAGRTPLRWLVAVVSILLALALVVAVPVSISGDRSLSEQADQQLAARKGQLEMARAQMDNPQVINQLIAQAAQAGQIPADATPEQQQAAAKSFMQRQLQQAEGQLQQQQRARDLTVNQRRYGGTGTAVVLAIGFVLLALVALL from the coding sequence GTGAGCACTGCTTCCTTCGGCCGCCTGGGCCACCTGTTGCGTTGGCTCGGCCTCACCCTGGTCGTGTTGCTGGCCCTGCAGTTGCTGGTGCTGCTGGGCTCTTGGAACTGGGCTGAAGAGGGATATCGCCAGCTGCTGATGGATCGGCTGGTCAACCAGTCACCGATGGCCTTAGTTGGTTTGCTGCTGATGCTATTTGGCAGTCGCATCGACCATCCGGCCGCTGGCCGCACCCCGCTGCGCTGGCTTGTGGCCGTAGTGAGCATCCTGCTGGCCCTTGCCCTGGTCGTGGCGGTGCCGGTTTCAATCAGCGGCGACCGCAGCCTCTCCGAACAGGCAGACCAGCAGCTGGCTGCTCGCAAGGGTCAGCTGGAAATGGCCCGCGCCCAAATGGACAATCCCCAGGTAATTAACCAATTGATTGCCCAGGCCGCCCAGGCCGGTCAGATCCCCGCTGATGCCACTCCGGAGCAGCAGCAGGCGGCTGCTAAGAGTTTCATGCAGCGCCAGTTGCAGCAGGCCGAAGGTCAGCTGCAGCAGCAACAGCGCGCTCGCGATCTCACGGTCAACCAGCGTCGTTACGGCGGCACTGGTACAGCAGTTGTGCTGGCCATTGGCTTCGTGCTTCTGGCCTTAGT